In the Kitasatospora terrestris genome, one interval contains:
- a CDS encoding DUF1684 domain-containing protein, protein MTVQDTSTEEFTRQWEQWHAAHERALADPHGFLAVTGLHWLTGEPTRYPDAPGAWSSTEQGIAVHLDEGEELVVDGTAVHGHHLFGVLDERASLYAAVGDGSLVEIAKRGGHDILRPRHPDNELRVRFTHTPAYAPDPRWSLTGRYLPFDAPRATTVGAAVEGLQHVYDAPGEVEFDLDGRTHRLTVFNGSGPGTLQALFTDATSGVTTYAANRALSIPAPDAEGRVLVDFNRATNLPCAYTDLATCPLPPAENRLPIPIEAGEKTPYERTPNR, encoded by the coding sequence GTGACCGTCCAGGACACCTCCACCGAGGAGTTCACCCGGCAGTGGGAGCAGTGGCACGCCGCCCACGAGCGGGCCCTCGCCGACCCGCACGGCTTCCTCGCCGTCACCGGGCTGCACTGGCTGACGGGCGAACCCACCCGCTACCCCGACGCGCCCGGCGCCTGGTCCAGCACCGAGCAGGGCATCGCCGTCCACCTCGACGAGGGCGAGGAGCTGGTCGTCGACGGAACCGCCGTGCACGGGCACCACCTGTTCGGCGTCCTCGACGAACGGGCCAGCCTCTACGCCGCGGTCGGCGACGGCTCCCTCGTCGAGATCGCCAAGCGCGGCGGCCACGACATCCTGCGCCCGCGCCACCCCGACAACGAACTGCGCGTCCGCTTCACCCACACCCCGGCGTACGCGCCCGACCCGCGCTGGTCCCTGACCGGCCGCTACCTGCCCTTCGACGCGCCCCGCGCCACCACCGTCGGCGCGGCGGTCGAAGGACTGCAGCACGTCTACGACGCCCCGGGCGAGGTCGAGTTCGACCTGGACGGCCGCACCCACCGGCTGACCGTCTTCAACGGCAGCGGCCCCGGCACCCTCCAGGCCCTGTTCACCGACGCCACCTCGGGCGTCACCACGTACGCGGCCAACCGCGCCCTCTCCATCCCCGCCCCCGACGCCGAAGGCCGGGTCCTGGTCGACTTCAACCGCGCCACCAACCTCCCCTGCGCCTACACCGACCTCGCCACCTGCCCCCTCCCGCCCGCCGAGAACCGCCTCCCGATCCCCATCGAGGCCGGCGAGAAGACCCCCTACGAGCGCACCCCGAACCGTTGA